Proteins encoded in a region of the Elusimicrobiota bacterium genome:
- the lon1 gene encoding Lon protease 1 — MSKVQTHHSQLPILPIRDRVLFPYLHVPLVVGRKRSIQAVQTAFSGDRLIFVTTQRNLKATEPSREDIYEYGTVAEILQIINMPDTTLRVRVLGRHRARLVDVTFENGCLIGDIQTIDTPSLEKENPVHLEALRRLLVRKFDDYVRKNGRIPLEVVANVTNMTSLDQLADTVSEALLIGNEEKQDLIEIIEVPKRMARLVEILDSEIEILNIERKIQTRVHRQIEKNQKEYYLNEQMRAIQKELKQKDDNGRDIEDLRTRIKALKLSENLEEMALKEVGRLEKMAPFSPEATVIRNYLDWVLALPWNIVTQDDTDVPHARSIMNEDHFGLEKPKERLLEYMAVLKLTQEIKGPVLCFVGPPGVGKTSVAKSLARALGRQFARISLGGVHDESDIRGHRRTYIGSMPGRIIQTLKKVKTKNPVILLDEIDKMGSDWRGDPAAALLEVLDPEQNKTFLDHYLDMEFDLSKIIFIATANSLYSIPPTLLDRMEILRFSSYTTDEKVSIANQFLIPKALKEHGLGEGSVKIDEDALRKIVHLYTREAGVRDLGRKIAQICRKVAVEWVQKNATDNSLKNIVIGLNDLHHYLGAADYIREKISVNAVGISTGLAWTDHGGETLTIEVTTTPGQGKVILTGKLGAVMQESAQTAFSLVKSHGAKLGIQQKSFNKIDLHVHVPEGAVPKDGPSAGIAMATAIASALSGGAVRKDVAMTGEVTLRGRVLPIGGLKEKVIAAFREGIKEVLFPRGNEKDLPEIPENIRSGLKLIPVDTIDDVLSRALQPAPLKPVMSPRKASHLPGTN, encoded by the coding sequence ATGAGCAAAGTTCAAACCCATCATTCACAACTTCCCATTCTCCCCATCAGAGATCGGGTTCTTTTTCCATACCTGCATGTGCCCCTGGTGGTGGGACGAAAACGTTCCATTCAGGCGGTTCAAACGGCTTTTTCCGGGGATCGTTTAATATTTGTCACCACCCAGCGAAATTTAAAAGCGACGGAGCCCTCCAGAGAAGACATCTACGAATACGGTACCGTGGCCGAAATTTTGCAAATCATCAATATGCCCGATACCACTCTGCGCGTTCGAGTTTTGGGCCGTCATCGGGCCCGGCTTGTGGATGTGACCTTTGAGAATGGATGTTTGATAGGGGATATCCAAACCATTGATACGCCCTCTCTCGAAAAAGAAAATCCAGTCCATCTTGAGGCATTGCGGCGGTTGTTGGTGAGAAAATTTGATGATTATGTTCGAAAGAATGGTCGAATTCCACTCGAAGTCGTGGCCAATGTCACGAATATGACGTCTCTTGACCAGTTGGCCGATACCGTTTCGGAGGCGCTGCTGATTGGTAACGAGGAAAAACAGGATCTGATTGAAATCATCGAGGTTCCCAAACGCATGGCGCGTCTCGTGGAAATTTTGGATTCTGAAATAGAAATCTTGAATATTGAGAGGAAGATCCAGACCCGCGTTCATCGTCAAATTGAAAAGAACCAAAAAGAGTATTACCTGAATGAACAGATGCGGGCTATTCAAAAAGAACTTAAACAAAAAGACGACAATGGGCGAGATATTGAAGATCTCCGTACAAGAATAAAAGCCCTGAAATTATCTGAAAACCTTGAGGAAATGGCGCTGAAAGAAGTGGGTCGGTTAGAAAAAATGGCGCCTTTTTCTCCAGAGGCCACGGTGATCCGAAATTATTTGGATTGGGTGTTGGCTTTGCCTTGGAACATCGTGACCCAAGATGATACCGATGTTCCTCACGCCCGATCGATCATGAATGAGGATCATTTTGGTTTGGAAAAACCGAAAGAACGGCTTCTTGAATATATGGCCGTTCTTAAATTAACGCAGGAAATCAAAGGGCCCGTTTTGTGTTTTGTCGGACCTCCAGGAGTGGGGAAAACCTCAGTGGCCAAATCTTTGGCCCGGGCGTTGGGGCGTCAATTCGCCCGAATTTCCCTTGGCGGAGTTCACGATGAATCGGATATCCGCGGTCATCGACGCACCTACATAGGATCCATGCCCGGGCGAATTATTCAAACATTGAAGAAAGTCAAAACCAAAAACCCGGTCATCCTTTTGGACGAGATCGATAAGATGGGGTCTGATTGGAGAGGGGACCCGGCGGCGGCATTGCTTGAAGTGTTGGACCCAGAACAAAACAAAACTTTCCTGGACCATTACTTGGATATGGAGTTTGACCTCTCGAAAATTATTTTTATAGCCACGGCCAACTCTCTCTACAGCATTCCGCCAACCCTGCTCGACCGCATGGAGATTCTTCGGTTTTCTTCTTACACGACCGATGAAAAAGTGTCGATTGCCAATCAGTTTTTAATCCCGAAGGCGCTCAAAGAGCACGGGTTGGGAGAGGGATCAGTCAAAATCGATGAAGATGCGCTCCGAAAAATCGTTCATCTCTACACGCGTGAAGCGGGTGTGCGAGACCTGGGACGAAAGATTGCGCAGATTTGCCGAAAAGTGGCTGTCGAATGGGTTCAAAAAAATGCAACAGATAATTCCTTAAAAAACATTGTGATCGGCTTGAACGATCTGCATCACTATTTGGGAGCGGCCGATTATATTCGTGAGAAAATCTCCGTGAACGCGGTGGGAATTTCAACGGGATTGGCATGGACCGATCACGGAGGCGAAACTCTCACCATTGAAGTGACCACCACGCCCGGTCAAGGAAAAGTGATCCTCACCGGAAAGTTGGGGGCGGTGATGCAAGAGTCCGCCCAAACCGCCTTTTCGTTGGTTAAATCTCATGGGGCGAAACTGGGAATTCAACAAAAATCCTTCAACAAAATTGATTTGCATGTGCACGTTCCGGAAGGAGCGGTGCCCAAAGATGGCCCTTCGGCCGGCATCGCCATGGCCACTGCTATTGCATCGGCTCTTTCGGGGGGAGCGGTCAGGAAAGATGTGGCCATGACGGGTGAAGTGACCCTTCGAGGGCGCGTATTGCCTATTGGGGGGTTAAAGGAAAAGGTCATTGCGGCTTTTAGAGAGGGGATTAAGGAGGTTTTGTTCCCGCGAGGCAATGAAAAAGATTTACCGGAGATTCCGGAAAATATTCGAAGTGGATTAAAGTTGATCCCTGTTGATACAATTGACGACGTCCTCAGTCGAGCCTTGCAACCCGCGCCGCTTAAGCCTGTTATGTCCCCACGAAAAGCTTCGCATTTGCCCGGCACCAATTAA
- a CDS encoding Serine-pyruvate aminotransferase yields the protein MKKYYLLTPGPTPVPPRVAAKSAEPILHHRTKEFQAIFASVQEGLKYVFRTKNDILMINGSGTGAMEAAVQNTLSPGDEVVVASVGSFGERWIKICEAFGIKVHAIREDWGKPVVPEKIEAALKENSKIKAVLTQHTETSAGTVNDLKTIAKIVAKTPAIFIVDAISGLGGEELHQDEWQLDVVVSGSQKGLMTAPGLAMASLSEKAWKLVEASKCPKFYSDFKTIRKSIKENETPWTPAVSLFASMNEAIKMIQEETIEKVWERHRKLMGAAQAGIRALGFPLFSTRPCAVLTSAKLPEGFDGNLLIKKMLSDQGVSIAGGQDHLKGKIFRLAHMGYMDGFDMIIGLSALETTLKDMGYKIPEPGKAVKVAEAALV from the coding sequence ATGAAGAAATATTACTTGCTCACCCCTGGTCCCACCCCTGTTCCTCCCCGTGTGGCCGCGAAATCAGCAGAACCCATTTTGCATCACCGGACCAAAGAGTTTCAGGCCATTTTCGCTTCCGTTCAGGAAGGATTGAAATATGTTTTTCGAACCAAAAATGACATTTTGATGATCAATGGGTCCGGAACGGGCGCCATGGAAGCGGCGGTTCAAAATACACTGTCACCCGGAGACGAAGTGGTCGTGGCCTCCGTGGGTTCTTTTGGAGAGCGGTGGATAAAAATTTGTGAAGCGTTCGGAATAAAAGTTCACGCCATTCGAGAGGATTGGGGCAAACCCGTGGTTCCCGAGAAGATTGAGGCGGCTCTCAAGGAAAACTCCAAAATCAAGGCGGTCTTGACCCAGCACACCGAAACGTCCGCTGGAACCGTTAATGATTTGAAAACCATCGCGAAAATCGTGGCAAAAACGCCGGCGATTTTTATTGTGGACGCCATCTCAGGTTTGGGGGGAGAAGAACTTCATCAAGATGAATGGCAACTGGACGTGGTGGTATCAGGTTCACAAAAAGGCCTCATGACCGCTCCTGGATTGGCCATGGCCTCTTTGTCCGAAAAAGCATGGAAGCTTGTAGAAGCATCAAAGTGTCCCAAATTCTACTCTGACTTTAAGACCATTCGAAAATCCATCAAAGAAAACGAAACTCCTTGGACCCCTGCCGTTTCCTTGTTCGCTTCAATGAATGAAGCCATCAAAATGATCCAAGAAGAAACCATTGAGAAGGTTTGGGAGCGTCATCGGAAATTGATGGGGGCCGCCCAAGCGGGAATCCGGGCCCTGGGCTTTCCTCTTTTCTCCACCCGTCCCTGTGCGGTTCTAACATCAGCTAAATTGCCGGAGGGTTTTGATGGAAATCTTCTCATCAAGAAAATGCTCAGCGATCAAGGCGTTTCCATCGCCGGAGGACAAGATCATCTCAAAGGGAAAATTTTCCGATTGGCCCATATGGGTTATATGGACGGTTTTGACATGATTATCGGGCTCTCGGCCCTTGAGACCACATTAAAAGATATGGGATACAAAATCCCTGAGCCAGGCAAGGCGGTTAAAGTCGCCGAAGCTGCATTGGTATAA